From Fibrobacter sp. UWB5, the proteins below share one genomic window:
- a CDS encoding peptidylprolyl isomerase, translating into MRSFKFVSRGILTVAMAAGIASAQLLNTKSMDVIRVEKVGISAGKIDSLAKMLGEQQLRGKKIDDKTMTQLRYAVIDNLVGQELIKLEAKKMGIKVSQGKVDSLTKLFKSQFPSEDAFQKELKKSNTTMAQFKEKIEDQLKSEKILEQKVPYPKDPTEKQKEAFWELNKTKVAINDSISGARIVIYTKGKSKQEIEDAKVMLQGLAAQVRSKKATFAQLAAMYSDDQTAKKTGGVMAKFVAKSKGDAFVKAVNKVKVGEITEPYTDKDGIAIFMLTEKNDGKYESYKHQIDYILRVQAEQDRQAQLKAYLDGLGKVYKVQYLDAKYTPPQAIGGK; encoded by the coding sequence ATGCGTTCTTTTAAATTTGTTTCTCGCGGTATCCTGACGGTCGCTATGGCTGCCGGTATCGCTTCTGCTCAGTTGTTGAATACCAAAAGCATGGACGTGATTCGCGTCGAAAAGGTCGGTATTTCTGCCGGTAAGATTGATAGCCTTGCCAAGATGCTCGGTGAACAGCAGCTCCGCGGCAAGAAGATTGATGACAAGACCATGACTCAGCTTCGTTACGCCGTGATTGACAACCTGGTTGGCCAGGAACTCATCAAGCTCGAAGCCAAGAAGATGGGTATCAAGGTTTCTCAGGGCAAGGTCGACAGCTTGACCAAGCTCTTCAAGTCCCAGTTCCCGAGCGAAGACGCCTTCCAGAAGGAACTCAAGAAGTCTAACACCACCATGGCCCAGTTCAAGGAAAAGATCGAAGACCAGCTGAAGAGCGAAAAGATTCTTGAACAGAAGGTCCCGTATCCGAAGGATCCGACCGAAAAGCAGAAGGAAGCTTTCTGGGAACTCAACAAGACTAAAGTTGCCATTAACGATTCCATTAGCGGTGCCCGCATCGTGATTTACACCAAGGGCAAGTCCAAGCAGGAAATCGAAGACGCCAAGGTGATGTTGCAGGGCCTTGCCGCCCAGGTGCGCAGCAAGAAGGCTACCTTTGCCCAGCTCGCCGCCATGTACAGCGACGACCAGACCGCCAAGAAGACTGGCGGCGTGATGGCTAAGTTTGTTGCCAAGTCCAAGGGCGATGCTTTTGTGAAGGCCGTGAACAAGGTCAAGGTCGGCGAAATCACCGAACCGTATACCGACAAGGACGGTATCGCCATCTTCATGCTGACCGAAAAGAACGACGGCAAATACGAAAGCTACAAGCACCAGATCGACTACATTCTGCGTGTGCAGGCTGAACAGGATCGTCAGGCTCAGCTCAAGGCTTACCTCGATGGCCTCGGAAAGGTCTACAAGGTGCAGTACCTCGACGCGAAGTACACTCCTCCTCAGGCCATCGGCGGCAAGTAA
- the prfB gene encoding peptide chain release factor 2 (programmed frameshift): MAFQTTHTGLIDLRTRIDKLWGYLDLEAKTEELYVLEKDSADPNLWNDQEKAQSMMKKIGNLRALLDSWKEVSQTCDDLAELYEMSKAEESADLTASIDSDIAELKSKIEAMEFKKMLNGPDDACSCLLSIHPGAGGTESQDWALMLFRMYTHFFERENMDFKVVDFQEAEDAGLKSATIEVTCENAYGLLRSEIGVHRLVRISPFDANARRHTSFTAVYLYPEHEDIEFDLDMADVRVDTYRSSGAGGQYINKTDSAVRMTHLPTGIMASCQTERSQIQNRETCYKMLKTMVAEHYRLEEEAKRDARMAEKKKVEWGSQIRSYVLQPYQLVKDLRTGVETSDTAGVLDGKIKPFINAYLLSTSEGQK; encoded by the exons ATGGCTTTTCAGACGACGCACACCGGGCTGATCGACTTGCGTACGCGCATCGACAAGCTCTGGGGGTATCTT GACTTAGAAGCCAAGACCGAAGAACTCTACGTTTTGGAAAAGGACTCCGCTGACCCGAACCTGTGGAATGACCAGGAAAAGGCGCAGTCCATGATGAAAAAAATCGGCAATCTGCGCGCTCTGCTGGACTCGTGGAAAGAAGTCTCGCAGACATGCGACGACCTCGCCGAACTTTACGAAATGAGCAAGGCGGAAGAATCCGCCGACCTGACGGCATCTATCGATTCCGATATCGCTGAACTCAAATCGAAAATCGAGGCGATGGAATTCAAGAAAATGCTGAACGGTCCGGATGATGCTTGCAGTTGCTTGCTGTCGATTCATCCGGGCGCAGGTGGCACCGAGTCGCAGGACTGGGCGCTCATGCTCTTCCGCATGTACACGCATTTCTTTGAACGCGAAAACATGGACTTCAAGGTGGTCGACTTCCAGGAAGCGGAAGACGCTGGCCTTAAGAGTGCGACGATCGAAGTCACTTGTGAAAACGCTTACGGATTGCTCCGTTCGGAAATCGGCGTGCACCGTCTGGTGCGCATCAGCCCCTTCGATGCGAATGCCCGCCGCCACACGAGCTTTACCGCCGTGTACCTGTATCCGGAACACGAAGACATTGAATTCGATTTGGATATGGCAGACGTGCGCGTGGATACCTACCGCAGTAGCGGTGCCGGTGGTCAGTACATCAACAAGACGGACTCCGCCGTGCGTATGACGCACTTGCCGACAGGTATTATGGCGAGCTGCCAGACCGAACGTAGCCAGATTCAGAACCGCGAAACCTGCTACAAGATGCTCAAGACCATGGTCGCCGAACATTATCGCTTGGAAGAAGAAGCCAAGCGTGATGCCCGTATGGCCGAAAAGAAAAAGGTAGAATGGGGTAGCCAGATTCGTAGCTACGTGCTGCAGCCTTACCAGTTGGTGAAGGACCTGCGCACCGGCGTCGAAACCTCGGATACCGCAGGCGTGCTCGACGGCAAAATCAAGCCGTTCATCAACGCGTACCTGCTCAGCACCAGCGAAGGGCAGAAGTAG
- a CDS encoding diphosphate--fructose-6-phosphate 1-phosphotransferase, translating into MADNLSVLGKARKAYQPKLPAALRDGALKVSLNKGKATESVRDQAKIKALFPNTYGAPYISMKKATKAAAGKALNVGVVLSGGQAPGGHNVIAGIFDGIKSISKNSKLLGFLGGPSGLENGKFIVINEKIMDSYRNTGGFDIIQSGRTKLETEEQFKKCMAVAKAQKLDAIVIIGGDDSNTNAAVLGEYFQANGASCVVCGCPKTIDGDLKNEYIETSFGFDTAVKTYSELIGNIMRDANSAQKYWHFIKLMGRSASHIALEAALQTHPNICLISEEVKAKKMKLKQVIKYVADIVAARAADGKNFGVCLIPEGLLEFIPDVGVLISELSEALAHHEKEVEGLDTAAKVEKLCNWISKASAEVLKSLPSTTQGQLMLDRDSHGNVQVSLIETEKLVIEMVKKELKSRKNFKGKFSALNHFFGYEGRCAAPSNFDADYCYSLGYTASVLAFNKMNGYMSSVRDLTKGIEKWTAGGIPITMMMNIERRHGADKPVIQKALVELDGAPFKFFAKNREVWAKTESYTYPGPIQYWGPSEVCDVTNFTIKLERGALKVK; encoded by the coding sequence ATGGCTGACAATCTGTCCGTCCTCGGCAAGGCCCGCAAGGCCTACCAGCCGAAACTCCCCGCCGCTCTCCGCGACGGCGCTCTCAAGGTCTCTCTCAACAAGGGTAAGGCTACCGAATCCGTCCGCGACCAGGCCAAGATCAAGGCTCTGTTCCCGAACACCTACGGCGCTCCCTACATTTCCATGAAGAAGGCTACCAAGGCAGCTGCCGGTAAGGCCCTCAACGTGGGCGTGGTGCTCTCCGGTGGCCAGGCTCCTGGTGGACACAACGTGATTGCAGGTATCTTCGACGGTATCAAGAGCATCAGCAAGAATTCCAAGCTCCTCGGCTTCCTCGGCGGTCCGTCTGGCCTCGAAAACGGCAAGTTCATCGTGATCAACGAAAAGATCATGGACTCCTACCGCAACACCGGTGGATTCGACATCATCCAGTCCGGCCGTACCAAGCTCGAAACTGAAGAACAGTTCAAGAAGTGCATGGCTGTTGCCAAGGCTCAGAAGCTCGACGCTATCGTGATCATCGGTGGTGACGACTCCAACACCAACGCTGCTGTTCTCGGCGAATACTTCCAGGCCAACGGCGCAAGCTGCGTGGTTTGCGGCTGCCCGAAGACCATCGACGGCGACCTCAAGAACGAATACATCGAAACCTCCTTCGGTTTCGACACCGCCGTCAAGACCTATTCCGAACTCATCGGCAACATCATGCGCGATGCCAACTCCGCTCAGAAGTACTGGCACTTCATCAAGCTCATGGGCCGTAGCGCTTCTCACATTGCTCTCGAAGCCGCTCTCCAGACCCATCCGAACATCTGCTTGATCTCTGAAGAAGTCAAGGCCAAGAAGATGAAGCTGAAGCAGGTCATCAAGTACGTTGCAGACATCGTCGCTGCCCGTGCTGCTGACGGCAAGAACTTCGGCGTCTGCCTGATTCCGGAAGGCCTCCTCGAATTCATCCCGGATGTCGGCGTGCTCATTTCTGAACTCTCTGAAGCCCTCGCCCACCACGAAAAGGAAGTCGAAGGCCTCGACACCGCCGCTAAGGTTGAAAAGCTCTGCAACTGGATTTCCAAGGCTTCTGCCGAAGTCCTCAAGAGCCTCCCCTCCACCACTCAGGGTCAGCTGATGCTTGACCGCGACAGCCACGGCAACGTGCAGGTTTCCCTCATCGAAACCGAAAAGCTCGTCATCGAAATGGTGAAGAAGGAACTCAAGAGCCGCAAGAACTTCAAGGGTAAATTCTCCGCCCTCAACCACTTCTTCGGTTACGAAGGCCGCTGCGCCGCTCCGTCGAACTTCGACGCCGACTACTGCTACAGCCTCGGTTACACCGCTTCTGTGCTCGCCTTCAACAAGATGAACGGCTACATGAGCTCTGTGCGTGACCTGACCAAGGGTATCGAAAAGTGGACTGCCGGTGGCATTCCTATCACCATGATGATGAACATCGAACGTCGTCACGGTGCCGACAAGCCGGTGATCCAGAAGGCTCTCGTTGAACTCGACGGTGCTCCGTTCAAGTTCTTCGCCAAGAACCGCGAAGTCTGGGCCAAGACTGAATCCTACACCTATCCGGGTCCGATCCAGTACTGGGGTCCATCTGAAGTCTGTGATGTCACGAACTTCACGATTAAGCTGGAACGCGGCGCCCTCAAGGTGAAGTAA